Proteins co-encoded in one Prescottella sp. R16 genomic window:
- a CDS encoding putative glycolipid-binding domain-containing protein: MSTPSTVSPWPAVLTWRAHSAPRMESVRVQLSGNRIKATGRVVGGACPEHPAFSASYDLVTDENGVTRRLSLHTALAAGERHMSISRDEDGVWMVETGTTHLRSGFAGAKDVDVVLSPFFNTLPIRRFGLHHESEDVQVPVVYVNLPDLAVREASLTYSSGPDGVHVLSPVSSSSVTVDADGFVLDYPGLAQRI; the protein is encoded by the coding sequence GTGAGCACCCCGAGCACCGTGTCACCCTGGCCTGCCGTCCTGACGTGGCGCGCGCATTCCGCGCCCCGCATGGAATCGGTACGGGTGCAGCTGAGCGGAAACCGGATCAAGGCGACCGGCCGCGTCGTCGGCGGCGCATGCCCGGAACACCCCGCCTTCAGCGCGTCCTACGACCTCGTCACCGACGAGAACGGCGTGACCCGGCGCCTGTCCCTGCACACCGCCCTCGCGGCCGGGGAACGGCACATGTCGATCAGCCGTGACGAGGACGGCGTGTGGATGGTCGAAACCGGTACCACCCACCTGCGGTCCGGGTTCGCCGGTGCCAAGGACGTCGACGTCGTGCTCAGCCCCTTCTTCAACACCCTGCCCATCCGCCGCTTCGGCCTGCACCACGAATCCGAGGACGTCCAGGTCCCCGTCGTGTACGTCAATCTGCCCGACCTCGCCGTGCGGGAGGCGTCGCTGACCTACAGCAGCGGACCCGACGGTGTCCACGTCCTGTCGCCGGTGTCGTCGTCGTCCGTCACCGTCGACGCCGACGGCTTCGTCCTCGACTATCCGGGGCTCGCGCAGCGGATCTGA
- a CDS encoding CueP family metal-binding protein encodes MARTAFRKTLTALTGALAAATLLVGCGATDPGESSATPSPNLLARYDLDGLDAREVITRLETMPVAERPTDLLASVEPRTVELSDDNGATASLALPDEQFYVSIAPYAGRTHQCFFHSLTTCLGELPGEDIRVEVTDRSTGAVLVDETLRTNDNGFFGLWLPRAVDATISLESGDRSVTSEISTHDDDPTCVTTLQLT; translated from the coding sequence ATGGCTCGCACCGCGTTCAGGAAGACACTCACGGCCCTCACCGGCGCGCTGGCAGCAGCGACGCTCCTCGTCGGATGTGGGGCGACGGACCCGGGGGAGTCGTCGGCGACCCCGTCCCCGAACCTGCTCGCCCGGTACGACCTCGACGGCCTCGACGCCCGCGAGGTGATCACTCGGCTGGAGACCATGCCTGTCGCCGAGCGCCCCACCGACCTGCTCGCATCGGTCGAGCCGCGCACGGTCGAACTCTCCGACGACAACGGCGCCACGGCCTCCCTGGCGTTGCCCGACGAGCAGTTCTACGTCTCGATCGCGCCCTACGCCGGCCGGACCCACCAGTGCTTCTTCCACAGCCTCACCACGTGTCTCGGTGAGCTGCCGGGCGAGGACATCCGGGTCGAGGTCACCGACCGCTCCACCGGTGCCGTGCTCGTCGACGAGACACTCCGTACCAACGACAACGGCTTCTTCGGGCTGTGGCTGCCGCGTGCCGTCGACGCGACCATCAGCCTCGAGAGCGGTGACCGCTCGGTCACCTCGGAGATATCCACCCACGACGACGACCCGACCTGCGTGACGACGCTCCAGCTCACCTGA
- a CDS encoding amidase — MSGPGVPGLADRARALAKRETTATEQVRATLDALDGLLGTPWENLVAARCDDAAVAAAARADEAIAAGDWIGPLHGIAVAVKDNIDVAGMPTRCGSAVLADAPPAVSDARIVQQLREAGAIVVAKTHLHEFAYGPTGAVNVAGPAAHPHDPNLIAGGSSSGSAALVAKGIVPLAVGTDTGCSTRGPAALCGVVGFKPSFGALPTSGVFPLSTSFDHVGLLAADVLDVSLAWGALPGVAHVRTPVAGLRVGRLRGGNWDVEDPVVAAAINAAQSHLTDAGADVVDVELPETDQLLEVYPVVTGSEAYETHRPWFEAHPERYQPPTAALLAAQRDRPAVDYIHAIRAAERLRRQALSRLRGDLGLDVLITATTPLRSVTQEQARSSDPSVARIPLLRMCSPFNVLGVPALSVPVRGDDGIPVGVQVIGLPTTAGGHGSHPAESAALAGALAVS; from the coding sequence GTGAGCGGTCCGGGAGTGCCGGGGCTCGCCGACCGGGCACGGGCGCTGGCCAAACGCGAGACGACGGCCACCGAGCAGGTCCGGGCGACGCTCGACGCGCTGGACGGGCTGCTCGGCACGCCGTGGGAGAACCTGGTGGCGGCCCGGTGCGACGACGCCGCGGTGGCGGCCGCGGCCCGGGCGGACGAGGCGATCGCGGCGGGTGACTGGATCGGGCCGTTGCACGGGATCGCGGTGGCGGTCAAGGACAACATCGACGTTGCGGGGATGCCGACACGCTGCGGCAGTGCAGTTCTCGCCGATGCGCCGCCGGCGGTGTCCGACGCCAGGATCGTGCAGCAGTTGCGGGAGGCGGGGGCGATCGTGGTCGCCAAGACGCACCTGCACGAGTTCGCGTACGGGCCGACGGGCGCGGTGAACGTGGCCGGTCCGGCGGCGCACCCGCACGATCCGAATCTGATCGCGGGCGGCTCGTCGTCGGGGTCGGCGGCGCTGGTCGCGAAGGGGATCGTCCCGCTCGCGGTGGGCACCGACACCGGGTGCAGCACCCGGGGCCCCGCCGCCCTGTGCGGGGTCGTCGGGTTCAAACCGAGTTTCGGCGCGCTGCCGACGTCGGGGGTGTTCCCGCTGTCGACGTCGTTCGATCATGTGGGGCTGCTGGCCGCCGACGTTCTCGACGTGTCGCTCGCGTGGGGTGCGCTGCCCGGTGTCGCGCACGTGCGCACCCCGGTCGCGGGGTTGCGGGTGGGACGGTTGCGGGGCGGCAACTGGGACGTCGAGGATCCGGTGGTCGCGGCCGCCATCAATGCAGCGCAGAGCCACCTCACCGATGCCGGCGCCGACGTCGTCGACGTGGAACTCCCGGAGACGGACCAGCTTCTGGAGGTGTATCCGGTCGTCACCGGGTCGGAGGCGTACGAGACGCACCGGCCGTGGTTCGAGGCGCACCCCGAGCGGTATCAACCGCCGACCGCGGCGCTGCTGGCGGCGCAGCGGGACCGTCCGGCCGTCGACTACATCCACGCGATCCGTGCCGCCGAACGCCTTCGCCGGCAAGCCCTTTCCCGGCTGCGCGGCGATCTGGGCCTGGACGTGCTGATCACCGCGACCACTCCCCTGCGGTCGGTGACGCAGGAGCAGGCTCGTTCGTCGGATCCGTCGGTGGCACGAATCCCGTTGCTGCGCATGTGCAGTCCGTTCAACGTGCTCGGGGTTCCGGCGCTGTCGGTGCCAGTCCGGGGCGACGACGGCATCCCGGTCGGGGTCCAGGTGATCGGATTGCCGACCACGGCGGGCGGGCACGGCTCGCATCCGGCGGAGTCCGCCGCGCTGGCGGGTGCGCTCGCGGTGAGCTGA
- a CDS encoding prephenate dehydrogenase, whose product MCQPVRVALSVPAPDVCVLGLGLIGGSVLRAAVAADRTGWGWNRSTGAVDAARLDGFDADTDLVAVLRRAADASALIVVAVPMPAVDATLAAIAEHAPGCPVTDVVSVKSEVAAAVARHGLQDRFVGGHPMAGTSQSGWEAGDADLFRDAVWVVGADDGVDPGIFGQVTRLASDCGAVVVPAGSAEHDAAVARVSHLPHVLAEALALSGAAGGDLALGLAAGSFRDGTRVAGSAPSLVRAMCEGNRDALLTALDETLEVLAQARAELSGHGTLAGLIEPGHAARLRYENRERWAIEGIVPGSENWLERMRDAGRRGGVLRP is encoded by the coding sequence ATGTGCCAACCTGTTCGAGTGGCTCTCTCGGTTCCCGCACCTGACGTCTGTGTTCTCGGCCTGGGTCTGATCGGAGGGTCGGTGCTGCGTGCAGCCGTCGCCGCCGACCGGACCGGGTGGGGTTGGAACCGGTCGACGGGTGCGGTGGACGCCGCCCGCCTCGACGGTTTCGACGCCGACACCGATCTGGTGGCGGTGTTGCGCCGGGCCGCCGATGCGTCCGCCCTGATCGTGGTGGCGGTGCCGATGCCGGCCGTCGACGCCACGCTCGCCGCGATCGCCGAACACGCCCCCGGGTGCCCGGTCACCGATGTCGTCAGCGTCAAGTCCGAGGTGGCGGCGGCCGTCGCCCGGCACGGTCTGCAGGACCGATTCGTGGGCGGGCATCCGATGGCGGGCACGTCGCAGTCCGGGTGGGAGGCCGGAGACGCCGACCTGTTCCGGGACGCGGTGTGGGTGGTGGGCGCCGACGACGGCGTCGACCCGGGCATCTTCGGTCAGGTGACGCGGCTGGCATCGGACTGCGGCGCGGTGGTGGTGCCCGCCGGATCGGCCGAGCACGACGCCGCGGTGGCCCGGGTCTCGCATCTGCCGCACGTGCTCGCCGAGGCACTGGCCCTGTCGGGGGCGGCGGGCGGCGATCTGGCGCTGGGCCTGGCGGCCGGATCGTTCCGGGACGGCACCCGCGTCGCCGGCAGTGCGCCGTCGCTGGTGCGGGCGATGTGCGAGGGCAACCGGGACGCGCTGCTGACGGCGCTCGACGAGACCCTGGAGGTTCTCGCGCAGGCACGTGCCGAGTTGTCCGGGCACGGCACGCTCGCCGGGCTGATCGAGCCCGGACATGCGGCACGGCTGCGTTACGAGAACCGGGAACGCTGGGCCATCGAGGGCATCGTCCCGGGGTCGGAGAACTGGCTCGAGCGGATGCGCGACGCCGGACGCCGCGGCGGGGTGCTGCGGCCGTGA